The genome window TCTGAAAAATTAACCCATTTATTCCTGAGGTTGCAAgtttttttgtaaaaatcagactttggcaatgaccttgagctgtaggatataaataactcccagaAGCTTAggattccaataatggaacactaggcacaAATGGGTTTTAATGAGGACCCAAACAGCTTTTGAttatgtgggctttttttttgcctgtgtaggtacctgtgtgtgtttatataatttttctatattctaaattaaagttgattaaaaaattaaagtattaaaaatacttaTGCATTAAGGTAAGCCAtcattacatgttaatataaatatgtttgaaaaatacttcTCATAACAAAGTAAAAAACCGACTACTTAGAGTGATGCTGTGTTGCCTTTTTTGCAAATCTCTGTAGTGTCTGGCTCAGAGGTGAAGCTGGACTCCCCCATCTGCTCTGTATCCAGCTTGCTGTGTGTCACACACCTCACCACGCAGCCTCTAGAAAGTACACCATGTACTTGGGCAAGAATGAGTGAAAAAGACAATGTGTTGATAGTGGTATGAAAATAGCATTTCTCTTACTGCAGATCATACACGGGGGTCATCAGACATGGTCTGAGACCTGCTGGGAAGAACAGCAGCCTGGCCCTGCTACCCCCTGGCTTCTGCTCACAGCACTGACCCCAGCTAATCCAAGAACATGTCACCTATAAtgagaatattgaagaaaaagcAACCATCTTTCAGATGTGTCCATATCATGATACGGTACATGGGTAAGGTAAGCTGaacacaacataaaaaagaaaacttacaaaccCTCCCTTCATCTCATTAAAGATGACTCCTTTAAAGACCAAGGGCATCTGGGGGTCGCTGGAGTTCTCATGTTCCAGCCGCCATCCTTCCTGCCTGAGGACAAATAATTATAAGCGGACAGTGACTCAAATACTAAAGTCTGTATCAACTAGTTAATCACTCATGACATACCAGAAATCCAGCTCACGTAAACCTGGGAAAAAGGTGGCATCCAAATACACTGAGAGGAGATTCTGAAAATCCTTGGGATTTTGTGTGGAAAATGGATCCAGAGTATAATCACTAGCTGGGTACAAAGGAAAAgtgaaattgtaaaatttaacagatttctactaaaattattgAATCTCAAGCCTCATTTCCCCTTTGTACTAGGACAGTAAATTGTAGCTATTCTTGAGATGGGGCAGTGGCTCCATGCTCTGGCCTCCGACCTCAGCAGCTGTCCCAGCTCATCACCCTGAGTGCCGGCTTTCCCATCCCGTCTCAGGATCTGCACTGGACGGGCACCAGGGCTTTCTTCAGCGAACATCTAAACTCTCTCAAGTGTCTCCAGAGACTTTCACACGTCTACAAAGATGACCTCATTCTGTAAGAGCGTGGATTTAACTTGCTCTTCGATGTCACTCCTTCACAGAGTGCACTGTTCATCGTCACCCTATCCACTAGCGTCAGTCTTACTAAAAGTCAAACATCAATGTTAGTGGTAACTCTGGAGGCCTGGCATTGTAATGATATCCCCAAGAGAAAATTGTTTTGAACCTTTCTAGGAAAAGTTCACGTACGTTTTATTCAAATGCCAGTTTTTATAATCTCGCTACCATGTGGCTTTCCTGAAGAATGAAATTTCTAACGTCCTTCAAGTAGAGAGAGGTAAAACTTTTTCTAGAACATGAATTGCCCACTCCTGTCATCCCTTCTCAGAAACTAACTGAATTCCAGTGGGTGCGCCTGGCAAACGCAAACACGGTTTTCCGTTCAGGATGCTGGTCTTACCTGTGAAGGCGTTCATGAACGTGGAGAGGGGCCGGttcaacattttgaagaaagggTCTCTGCACGGATATTTCCGAGACCCACAAAGGACGGTATGCTCAAGAATGTGAGGAACACCGGTGCTGTCCATGGGAGTGGTGCTGAACTGCACGCTAGGGAAGAAGGAACGGCACGCCAGGGAAGGGGGACGAATAAGGAACAGAAGGCCAGGAATGGGGAGGAACAGAACGCTAGGGAAGGAGAATGACTAGAATACAAAACGTTCATCTTAGTGCTGCGGACACAGTTCCCAGATGCATCATCACCTCAGGCTACTAGAAGTTATCATTCTGACACCACAATCCTCCAACACAGGGTTTCCCA of Macaca fascicularis isolate 582-1 chromosome 8, T2T-MFA8v1.1 contains these proteins:
- the LOC135964645 gene encoding presequence protease, mitochondrial-like, with the translated sequence MAMKLSHDDTRARYLHLAREDRNNLFSVQFSTTPMDSTGVPHILEHTVLCGSRKYPCRDPFFKMLNRPLSTFMNAFTGKTSILNGKPCLRLPGAPTGIQLVSEKG